Proteins from a genomic interval of Mycobacterium conspicuum:
- a CDS encoding diaminopimelate decarboxylase family protein, with product MTLCALHPPSRHGLNSPLDRTIWPLSTTIDERGRLCVGGVPATDVAAEFGTPTHVVDEEDFRSRIRQYRAALPDVELAYAGMALLSTAVAGWAASEGAGVAVCTGGELVTALAGGMSASRIILHGNAKTAGELHDAARAGVGRVVIDSPSEIALLAARLRRRQRVLVRVIPDVGAESAEFGFALAGGQAVGAVKRVLDQPCLDLVGLHCQLGSQLAEPGLYGEAIRQLIAAMAEVRERHQIVLTELNLGGGHPGESKPELRRLATIIDGGLRAACAEYSYPRPGVVIEPGRAIAARAGVTLYRVIAVKRRPDGGSLVAVDGTIADSAAPGGAKYTVALANRHRHSRTAPIVVVGRHGDELACDVELPDDIRPGDLLAMACTGAYHHSMGRSCNLEGRPPLVAVAGGQCQELVRRETVADLLGRDRGWPGHTVTSAAS from the coding sequence ATGACGCTGTGTGCGCTGCATCCGCCGTCGCGGCATGGGCTCAATTCGCCTTTGGACCGCACGATCTGGCCGCTGAGCACCACCATCGACGAGCGGGGCCGACTATGTGTGGGCGGCGTCCCTGCCACCGACGTCGCGGCCGAGTTCGGCACCCCCACCCACGTGGTGGATGAAGAAGATTTCCGGTCCCGAATCCGCCAGTATCGCGCCGCGCTTCCCGATGTCGAGCTGGCCTACGCCGGCATGGCGCTGCTGAGCACCGCGGTGGCCGGATGGGCAGCCTCCGAGGGTGCCGGCGTGGCCGTCTGCACGGGTGGCGAGCTGGTCACCGCTCTGGCCGGCGGCATGTCGGCGTCGCGAATCATCTTGCACGGCAACGCTAAAACCGCCGGGGAACTGCACGACGCCGCCAGGGCCGGGGTGGGCCGCGTGGTGATCGACTCGCCCAGCGAGATCGCGCTTCTCGCCGCCCGGCTGCGTCGCCGCCAGCGCGTCCTGGTCCGGGTGATCCCCGACGTGGGCGCCGAGAGCGCCGAATTTGGTTTCGCCCTGGCCGGTGGCCAGGCCGTCGGCGCCGTCAAGCGCGTGTTGGATCAACCATGCCTGGATTTGGTCGGGCTGCACTGCCAACTCGGGTCGCAACTCGCCGAACCGGGGCTGTACGGCGAGGCGATCCGGCAGCTGATCGCCGCGATGGCTGAGGTGCGCGAGCGTCATCAGATCGTCCTCACCGAACTGAACCTCGGTGGCGGCCACCCCGGCGAGTCGAAGCCCGAACTTCGAAGGCTGGCTACGATCATCGACGGCGGGCTTCGAGCGGCCTGCGCCGAATACAGCTATCCCCGTCCGGGAGTCGTGATCGAGCCGGGCCGGGCGATCGCCGCCCGTGCCGGTGTGACCTTGTATCGGGTCATCGCCGTCAAGCGCCGGCCCGACGGCGGAAGCCTCGTTGCGGTCGACGGCACCATCGCGGATAGCGCCGCACCCGGTGGCGCGAAATACACCGTGGCACTTGCCAATCGGCACCGGCACAGTCGCACCGCGCCCATCGTCGTCGTGGGGCGGCACGGCGACGAGCTCGCCTGCGACGTCGAGTTGCCTGACGACATCCGTCCCGGTGATCTGCTGGCGATGGCTTGCACCGGCGCCTACCACCACTCGATGGGTCGGAGCTGCAATCTGGAAGGACGGCCACCGCTGGTCGCCGTCGCCGGCGGACAGTGCCAGGAATTGGTGCGCCGCGAAACCGTGGCGGACCTGCTGGGGCGCGATCGCGGCTGGCCCGGCCACACCGTCACCTCGGCGGCCTCCTGA
- a CDS encoding SDR family NAD(P)-dependent oxidoreductase, which produces MPSVLITGANRGIGRAIATEFARRGHHVIATARDPRTLADLTIGEEAGQRLRLDVTDDTSVAAAVAAAGQIDVVIANAGAIIYAAVEATPLPELQRLLNLNTVAAVRLAQAVLPQMRARGDGKLMFMSSVLGRVVRPPSAAYAASKWALEALVEALAIEVAPFGVQAALLEPGAVSSGALDDVTTYTLPDDPYAAILRGGGPRSGMITPEQVAAEVADAAAQPHLPLRVPIGDAARALLAARHAAPDDAPFLAASKPP; this is translated from the coding sequence ATGCCTTCCGTCTTGATCACCGGCGCCAACCGTGGCATCGGCCGCGCCATTGCCACCGAGTTCGCCCGCCGCGGGCACCACGTCATCGCCACCGCGCGTGATCCGCGCACACTGGCCGACTTGACGATTGGGGAAGAGGCCGGCCAGCGATTGCGCCTCGATGTCACCGACGACACCAGTGTCGCCGCGGCCGTCGCCGCGGCCGGCCAGATCGACGTCGTCATCGCCAACGCCGGGGCCATCATCTACGCCGCCGTGGAAGCAACGCCGTTGCCGGAGTTGCAGCGCCTGCTGAACCTGAACACCGTCGCCGCCGTCCGCCTCGCCCAGGCGGTGCTGCCGCAGATGCGCGCCCGCGGTGACGGGAAGCTGATGTTCATGTCCAGCGTGCTCGGGCGCGTCGTGCGACCCCCCAGCGCGGCCTACGCCGCCAGCAAGTGGGCCCTAGAAGCCCTCGTCGAAGCGCTGGCGATCGAGGTGGCGCCGTTCGGTGTGCAAGCCGCCCTGCTGGAACCCGGCGCGGTGAGCTCCGGCGCCCTCGACGACGTCACGACCTACACGTTGCCCGACGATCCTTATGCCGCGATCCTGCGCGGCGGCGGGCCGCGCAGCGGAATGATCACCCCCGAACAGGTCGCCGCGGAGGTGGCCGACGCCGCAGCGCAACCACACTTGCCGCTACGCGTTCCAATCGGTGACGCGGCGCGGGCGTTGTTGGCGGCCCGGCACGCCGCACCTGACGACGCCCCCTTCCTAGCGGCCTCGAAGCCGCCCTGA